A genomic region of Pseudopipra pipra isolate bDixPip1 chromosome W, bDixPip1.hap1, whole genome shotgun sequence contains the following coding sequences:
- the LOC135405431 gene encoding olfactory receptor 14J1-like, translated as MSNSSSMPQFLLLALADRRELQLLHFWLFLAISLAALLANGLILSAIACDHHLHTPMGFFLLNLSLTDLGCICTTVPKAMHNSLWDITTISYMGCAAQLFFFVFYISAEYFLLTIMCYDRYVAICKPLHYGTLLGSRACAHMAAAAWATGFLNALLHTASTFSLPLCQGNALGQFFCEIPAILKLSCSHSGYLREICFLVFSACLAFGCFVFIVFSYVQIFRAVLRIPSQQGRYKAFSTCLPHLAVVSLSLSTGTVEHLKPLSISSPSLDLVVSVLYSVVPPALNPLIYSLRNQELKDALKKLITGCFSEAINSPSSACYGPH; from the coding sequence atgtccaacagcagctccatgccccagttcctcctcctggcattggcagacaggcgggagctgcagctcctgcacttctggctcttcctggccatctccctggctgccctcctggccaacggcctcatcctcagcgccatagcctgtgaccaccacctgcacacccccatgggcttcttcctgctcaacctctccctcacagacctgggctgcatctgcaccactgtccccaaagccatgcacaattccctctgggacatcacaaccatctcctacatgggatgtgctgcacagctctttttctttgtcttctacatctcagcagagtatttcctcctgaccatcatgtgctacgaccgctacgttgccatctgcaaacccctgcactacgggaccctcctgggcagcagagcttgtgcccacatggcagcagctgcctgggccactgggtttctcaatgctctgctgcacacagccagtacattttccctgcccctgtgccagggcaatgccctgggccagttcttctgtgaaatccctgccatcctcaagctctcctgctcacactcaggctacctcagggaaatttgttttcttgtgtttaGTGCATGTTTagcatttggttgttttgttttcattgttttctcctatgtgcagatcttcagggctgtgctgaggatcccctctcagcagggacggtacaaagccttttccacctgcctccctcacctggctgtggtctccctgtccctcagcactggcacagtTGAACACCTGAAGCCCCTTTCTATTTCCTCCCCATCTCTAGATCTTgttgtgtcagttctgtactcggtggtgcctccagcactgaaccctctcatctacagcctcaggaaccaggagctcaaggatgccctgaaaAAACtcataactgggtgtttttcagaagcaataaactctccttcttctgcatgttatggACCTCATTAA